The Mycobacteriales bacterium genome includes a window with the following:
- the infB gene encoding translation initiation factor IF-2 produces the protein MPGKARVHELAKELGMDSKSVLTWLKDNGEFVKSASSTVEAPVARKLREAFPAAAPAPAAKAVAKPAAAARKPAAPAAPAEPAAPAGPAASPAAPAGAPRPGAPMPGPVRPAAAAAAPAAPAAPAPGGRPAPGPRPGNNPFSSPSDGTPGMPPRPPAARPAPSPAPGLPPRPGGPGAAPSPAGMPRPGGSVPGMPPRPAAARPAPAGPRPGPGMFPPRAGGPAGPGAGGPRPGPGMFPPRSGGTGARPGMPGARPAGAPGGRPGGGPGGPGGGGGFAGRPGGGGFGGRPGGPRGGAGRGGPTPGAFGRGPGGRPTRGRKSKKQRRQEFDNLAAPTMGGGIARGNGEAVRLTRGASLADFADKINANPGSLVQVAFTELGEMVTATQSCTDETLLLLGTHLGYNVSIVSPEEEDAALLERFDLTFGGDYDEEADLVSRPPVVTIMGHVDHGKTKLLDAIRSTDVVKGEAGGITQHIGAYQVHHPVEGGVRELTFIDTPGHEAFTAMRARGAKVTDIAVLVVAADDGVKPQTIEALNHAQAAEVPIVVAVNKIDKEGADPAKVRGQLTEYGLVAEEYGGDTMFVDVSALAGRGLEELLDAILLTTDAALELLEDASVDAQGVAIEARLDKGRGAVATVLVQRGTLRVGDSIVAGDAFGRVRAMLNERGENVQEASPGQPVQVLGFTSVPGAGDNFLVVGEDRVARQIAEQRAARERNAALAQSRGRPTLESLFDRLKEGENTQLNLILKGDVSGSVEAVEDALLKIEVSDEVSLRIIHRGVGAITENDVTLASASDAVILGFNVRAEGNARDLADRENVDVRYYSVIYAAIEDVEAALKGMLKPEYEEVSLGTAEVREVFRVPKIGNIAGSIVRNGLIRRNTKARLLRDGVVVKDDLSVESLRRFKDDATEVREGYECGIGLGKFNDIKTGDVIETWEMREIPRT, from the coding sequence GTGCCCGGAAAAGCCCGAGTCCATGAGCTCGCCAAAGAGCTCGGCATGGACAGCAAGAGCGTACTGACCTGGTTGAAGGACAACGGCGAGTTCGTCAAGTCCGCCTCCTCGACCGTCGAGGCCCCCGTCGCGCGCAAGCTGCGCGAGGCCTTCCCGGCCGCTGCACCGGCTCCCGCTGCCAAGGCGGTCGCCAAGCCGGCGGCCGCTGCGCGTAAACCCGCAGCACCTGCCGCTCCCGCTGAGCCTGCGGCTCCCGCCGGGCCTGCAGCCTCCCCGGCTGCCCCGGCCGGCGCGCCGCGTCCCGGAGCGCCGATGCCCGGCCCGGTGCGCCCGGCCGCCGCGGCTGCCGCTCCGGCGGCGCCCGCTGCCCCGGCCCCCGGCGGCCGACCGGCGCCCGGACCGCGTCCGGGCAACAACCCCTTCAGCTCCCCGTCCGACGGCACGCCGGGGATGCCCCCGCGGCCGCCGGCAGCCCGCCCGGCCCCGTCGCCCGCGCCCGGCCTGCCGCCGCGCCCGGGCGGACCCGGTGCAGCGCCCTCACCCGCGGGCATGCCCCGCCCGGGTGGTTCGGTGCCCGGCATGCCGCCCCGTCCGGCGGCGGCGCGTCCCGCCCCGGCCGGTCCGCGCCCCGGTCCGGGCATGTTCCCGCCCCGGGCGGGTGGTCCGGCCGGTCCCGGCGCCGGTGGTCCCCGCCCCGGCCCAGGCATGTTCCCGCCCCGCTCCGGTGGCACAGGTGCGCGCCCGGGTATGCCCGGCGCCCGTCCCGCCGGTGCTCCGGGAGGTCGTCCCGGTGGTGGCCCCGGTGGTCCCGGTGGCGGTGGCGGCTTCGCCGGCCGTCCCGGTGGCGGCGGTTTCGGTGGCCGTCCCGGCGGTCCCCGCGGTGGTGCCGGCCGTGGTGGTCCCACCCCCGGTGCGTTCGGCCGCGGTCCCGGTGGCCGGCCGACCCGCGGGCGCAAGAGCAAGAAGCAGCGGCGTCAGGAGTTCGACAACCTGGCCGCTCCGACGATGGGCGGCGGCATCGCCCGCGGCAACGGTGAGGCCGTCCGGCTGACCCGTGGGGCCTCCCTGGCCGACTTCGCGGACAAGATCAATGCCAACCCGGGCTCGCTGGTGCAGGTCGCGTTCACCGAGCTGGGCGAGATGGTGACGGCGACCCAGTCGTGCACCGACGAGACCCTGCTGCTGCTGGGCACGCACCTGGGCTACAACGTCTCGATCGTCAGCCCCGAGGAAGAGGACGCGGCGCTGCTGGAGCGCTTCGACCTCACCTTCGGCGGCGACTACGACGAGGAGGCCGACCTGGTCTCGCGTCCGCCGGTCGTGACGATCATGGGTCACGTCGACCACGGCAAGACCAAGCTCCTCGACGCCATCCGCTCCACCGATGTCGTCAAGGGCGAGGCCGGTGGCATCACCCAGCACATCGGCGCCTACCAGGTGCACCACCCGGTCGAGGGCGGGGTGCGCGAGCTGACCTTCATCGACACCCCGGGCCACGAGGCGTTCACGGCCATGCGTGCCCGTGGTGCCAAGGTCACCGACATCGCCGTGCTGGTGGTGGCGGCCGACGACGGTGTCAAGCCACAGACGATCGAGGCGCTCAACCACGCGCAGGCCGCCGAGGTCCCGATCGTGGTCGCCGTCAACAAGATCGACAAGGAGGGGGCCGACCCCGCCAAGGTGCGCGGCCAGCTCACCGAGTACGGCCTGGTGGCCGAGGAGTACGGCGGCGACACGATGTTCGTCGATGTCTCCGCGCTGGCCGGCCGTGGTCTGGAGGAGCTGCTCGACGCGATCCTGCTGACGACCGATGCCGCGCTCGAGCTGCTCGAGGACGCCAGCGTCGACGCGCAGGGCGTCGCCATCGAGGCCCGGCTCGACAAGGGCCGCGGCGCCGTGGCGACCGTGCTGGTGCAGCGCGGCACGCTGCGCGTCGGTGACTCGATCGTCGCCGGTGACGCCTTCGGTCGCGTCCGGGCCATGCTCAACGAGCGGGGCGAGAACGTCCAGGAAGCCAGCCCGGGTCAGCCGGTCCAGGTGCTCGGCTTCACCAGCGTCCCCGGCGCCGGTGACAACTTCCTCGTCGTCGGGGAGGACCGCGTCGCCCGCCAGATCGCCGAGCAGCGGGCTGCCCGGGAGCGCAACGCCGCTCTCGCGCAGAGCCGTGGGCGCCCGACGCTGGAGTCGCTGTTCGACCGCCTCAAGGAGGGTGAGAACACCCAGCTCAACCTCATCCTCAAGGGTGACGTGTCCGGTTCGGTCGAGGCCGTCGAGGACGCGCTGCTCAAGATCGAGGTGAGCGACGAGGTGTCGCTGCGGATCATCCACCGCGGCGTCGGCGCGATCACGGAGAACGACGTCACGCTGGCGTCCGCCTCCGACGCCGTCATCCTCGGCTTCAACGTCCGGGCCGAGGGCAACGCCCGCGACCTGGCCGACCGCGAGAACGTCGACGTCCGCTACTACTCGGTCATCTACGCCGCGATCGAGGACGTCGAGGCGGCCCTCAAGGGCATGCTCAAGCCGGAGTACGAGGAGGTCTCGCTCGGCACCGCCGAGGTCCGCGAGGTCTTCCGGGTGCCGAAGATCGGCAACATCGCCGGCTCGATCGTGCGCAACGGCCTGATCCGCCGCAACACCAAGGCCCGGCTGCTCCGCGATGGGGTCGTCGTCAAGGACGACCTGTCGGTGGAGTCGCTGCGCCGCTTCAAGGACGACGCGACCGAGGTCCGCGAAGGATACGAGTGCGGTATCGGCCTCGGGAAGTTCAACGACATCAAGACCGGTGATGTGATCGAGACCTGGGAGATGCGGGAGATTCCTCGCACGTAA
- the mgrA gene encoding L-glyceraldehyde 3-phosphate reductase: MADAYLPAPDRYEQMTYRRCGRSGLRLPLLSLGFWWNFGDDRPIQTQRAVVRRAFDLGITHFDLANNYGPPYGSAEANLGRILREDFRGLRDELVISTKAGWDMWPGPYGDLGSRKYLLASLDASLQRLGLDHVDIYYHHRPDPDTPLEESMGALHSAVQSGKARYVGISSYGDARTAEAVRILRELGTPLLIHQPSYSMLNRWIEEALLDVLDRAGVGCIGFTALAQGLLTDKYLDGMPEDSRMARYYSLDAGQLTEDNVGRLRGLNAIAGRRGQTLAQLALAWALRDRRMTSLVIGASSVRQLEENVAALDRLDFSAEELAEIDRFAVEGGVDLWRSVSVQ, from the coding sequence ATGGCCGACGCGTACCTCCCTGCCCCGGACCGCTACGAGCAGATGACCTACCGCCGATGCGGGCGCAGCGGCCTGCGTCTGCCATTGCTCTCGCTCGGCTTCTGGTGGAACTTCGGGGACGACCGCCCGATCCAGACGCAGCGGGCGGTGGTGCGCCGAGCCTTCGACCTCGGCATCACGCACTTCGACCTGGCCAACAACTACGGCCCGCCGTACGGCTCGGCAGAAGCCAACCTCGGGCGGATCCTGCGCGAGGACTTCCGCGGGCTGCGCGACGAGCTGGTGATCAGCACCAAGGCCGGTTGGGACATGTGGCCCGGGCCGTACGGCGACCTCGGCTCACGCAAGTACCTGCTGGCCAGCCTGGATGCGAGCCTGCAGCGGCTGGGGCTGGACCACGTCGACATCTACTACCACCACCGGCCGGACCCCGACACCCCGCTCGAGGAGTCGATGGGTGCGCTGCACAGCGCGGTCCAGTCGGGCAAGGCGCGCTACGTCGGCATCAGCTCCTACGGCGACGCGCGCACGGCCGAGGCGGTCCGGATCCTGCGCGAGCTCGGGACACCGCTGCTCATCCACCAGCCGAGCTACTCGATGCTCAACCGGTGGATCGAGGAGGCGCTGCTGGATGTCCTCGACCGTGCGGGCGTCGGTTGCATCGGCTTCACCGCGCTGGCGCAGGGGCTGCTGACCGACAAGTACCTCGACGGGATGCCCGAGGACAGCCGGATGGCGCGCTACTACAGCCTGGACGCCGGTCAGCTGACCGAGGACAACGTCGGTCGCCTGCGTGGGCTGAACGCGATCGCCGGGCGGCGGGGGCAGACCCTGGCGCAGCTGGCGCTCGCCTGGGCGCTGCGCGACCGGCGGATGACCTCGCTGGTCATCGGCGCCAGCAGCGTCCGGCAGCTGGAGGAGAACGTCGCCGCGCTGGACCGGCTCGACTTCTCCGCCGAGGAGCTCGCCGAGATCGATCGCTTCGCCGTCGAGGGCGGCGTCGATCTCTGGCGGTCGGTCAGCGTGCAGTAG
- the rimP gene encoding ribosome maturation factor RimP produces the protein MAASAARLSELVRTEVATVGYDLEDLTVTAAGRRSVVRVVIDKDDGVTLDEVADVSRTISDLLDALDGAEPELLGPTYVLEVSSPGVDRPLTEPRHWRRNVHRLVTATLREGGSVTGRVLSADEHAVRLDLDGTERVLPYVEVVRGEVQVEFARRNGADEAQEEQTP, from the coding sequence ATGGCTGCCTCCGCCGCTCGGCTGAGCGAGCTGGTCCGCACCGAGGTGGCCACCGTCGGCTACGACCTCGAGGACCTCACCGTCACCGCTGCCGGCCGGCGCAGCGTCGTCCGGGTCGTGATCGACAAGGACGACGGCGTGACCCTCGACGAGGTCGCCGACGTCAGCCGCACGATCAGCGACCTGCTCGACGCGCTGGACGGGGCCGAGCCGGAGCTGCTCGGCCCGACCTACGTGCTGGAGGTCTCCTCACCCGGCGTCGACCGGCCGCTGACCGAGCCGCGGCACTGGCGCCGCAACGTCCACCGGCTGGTCACGGCCACCCTGCGAGAGGGTGGGTCGGTCACCGGCCGGGTGCTGTCGGCCGACGAGCACGCGGTCCGGCTGGATCTCGACGGCACCGAGCGCGTGCTGCCGTACGTCGAGGTGGTGCGGGGCGAGGTCCAGGTGGAGTTCGCCCGCAGGAACGGGGCTGACGAGGCTCAGGAGGAACAGACGCCGTGA
- a CDS encoding peroxide stress protein YaaA — translation MLVLLPPSEGKATGGGSAALDLAALSHPLLTPVRDRLVGALQTAARDDPEQLRVVLGCPPGEVDKDARLTTSASLPALRRYTGVLYEALSYDTLSPAGRRRANGSLRVASALFGLLSPTDRIPAYRLSAGTSLPGVGALTAAWRPVLEPELAAHRGLVVDLRSGPYAALARVPAAVQVRVLRETDGARTVVSHDNKYTKGLLARELCERGARSVADVAAAGASVADVVEVQDRRVDLVLHGLATARGR, via the coding sequence GTGCTCGTCCTGCTGCCGCCGTCCGAGGGCAAGGCCACGGGCGGTGGGAGCGCGGCGTTGGACCTGGCGGCGCTGTCGCACCCCTTGCTGACCCCGGTCCGTGACCGGCTGGTCGGGGCGCTCCAGACCGCGGCGCGCGACGACCCGGAACAGCTGCGGGTGGTCCTCGGCTGCCCGCCGGGCGAGGTGGACAAGGACGCCCGGCTGACGACATCGGCGAGTCTGCCCGCGCTGCGCCGCTACACCGGCGTGCTGTACGAGGCACTGTCGTACGACACCCTGTCGCCGGCCGGGCGGCGCCGGGCGAACGGCTCGCTGCGGGTGGCCAGCGCGCTGTTCGGCCTGCTGTCCCCGACGGACCGCATCCCGGCGTACCGGTTGTCCGCCGGCACCTCACTGCCCGGCGTCGGCGCCTTGACGGCTGCCTGGCGCCCGGTGCTCGAGCCGGAGCTGGCGGCGCACCGCGGGCTGGTGGTCGACCTGCGGTCGGGGCCGTACGCGGCGCTGGCCCGGGTGCCGGCTGCGGTGCAGGTACGGGTGCTGCGCGAGACCGACGGCGCGCGGACGGTGGTCAGCCACGACAACAAGTACACCAAGGGGCTGCTGGCCCGGGAGTTGTGCGAGCGGGGCGCCCGCAGTGTGGCCGACGTCGCGGCGGCCGGCGCATCCGTGGCCGACGTCGTCGAGGTGCAGGACCGACGGGTGGACCTGGTCCTGCACGGGCTCGCGACCGCCCGCGGCCGCTGA
- a CDS encoding bifunctional polysaccharide deacetylase/glycosyltransferase family 2 protein, with translation MSARRKRLPAAHWGLLGVVLVTMLLSLFLQGLTRDVGPTRTADGAGDAAQVAGGGAIVYGGAGGQLASRGLPDRTVALTFDDGPDPRWTPQVLDVLAHEWVPATFFVTGAAAARSPELVRRTLRAGHEIGSHTWSHAPLTPAAGWRRNLELSLTQLGLAGSAQVTSALFRPPYSSEAAALTEPDLGMLRQVTEAGYVVVLSDRDPKDWSSPGVDSIVADAGPVGDAGAVVLLHDAGGDRTQTVQALPRLIADYRARGYRFTTVSGGLGLAPTAGVQPATALGGLQGDGLLLALRGSDLLVTVVRWAVVPLLILVLVRTFFVVALARRHVRLSARRIAGAPHLPPVSVLVPAYNEEVGIAQAVRSLVASDYPDLEVVVVDDGSTDRTAQIVRDLALPRVRLVQQPNGGKAAALHTGTREAAHDVLVMLDGDTVFEPSTIRALVQPLRDPRVGAVSGNVKVGNRSGLLGRWQHMEYVAGFNLDRRLLDLLHCITTVPGAAGAFRREAVEAAGGMSTDTLAEDTDVTMGILRAGYRVVHEERARAWTEAPSSWNDLWKQRYRWAYGTLQVVWKHKGALVEGERLGRIALPMLLLFQVVLPLLAPVIDVFVVYGLLAGNARTVLGTWLAYMGLQLALGAYALRLDDESWRPLWALPLQQIVYRQLMYLVVIQALVSALSGIRLPWHKLERTGMDDAALATAAVPAGARR, from the coding sequence GTGAGCGCGCGACGCAAGAGGCTGCCCGCCGCGCACTGGGGCCTGCTGGGGGTGGTGCTGGTCACGATGCTGCTGAGCCTGTTCCTGCAGGGGCTGACGCGCGACGTCGGCCCGACCCGGACCGCAGACGGCGCAGGCGACGCCGCGCAGGTGGCCGGCGGGGGAGCGATCGTCTACGGCGGGGCCGGCGGGCAGCTCGCGTCGCGGGGCCTGCCGGACAGGACGGTCGCGCTCACCTTCGACGACGGCCCCGACCCGCGCTGGACACCGCAGGTGCTCGATGTGCTGGCGCACGAGTGGGTTCCCGCCACCTTCTTCGTCACCGGCGCGGCGGCGGCCCGCAGCCCGGAGCTGGTGCGTCGGACGCTGCGCGCGGGGCACGAGATCGGCAGCCACACCTGGTCGCACGCGCCGCTGACGCCGGCCGCCGGCTGGAGGCGCAACCTCGAGCTCTCGCTCACCCAGCTCGGACTCGCCGGCAGCGCGCAGGTGACCAGCGCGCTCTTTCGGCCGCCGTACTCCTCGGAGGCCGCCGCCCTGACCGAGCCCGATCTCGGGATGCTGCGGCAGGTCACCGAGGCCGGCTACGTCGTCGTCCTGAGCGACCGCGACCCGAAGGACTGGAGCTCGCCGGGCGTCGACTCGATCGTCGCGGACGCCGGGCCGGTGGGCGATGCGGGTGCCGTGGTGCTCCTGCACGACGCCGGCGGCGACCGTACGCAGACGGTGCAGGCGCTGCCCCGGCTGATCGCGGACTACCGCGCCCGTGGCTACCGGTTCACCACCGTCTCGGGTGGGCTCGGGCTGGCCCCCACCGCGGGGGTCCAGCCGGCGACGGCGCTGGGGGGCCTGCAGGGCGACGGCCTGCTGCTGGCGCTGCGCGGCTCCGACCTGCTGGTGACCGTCGTGCGCTGGGCCGTCGTGCCGCTGCTGATCCTGGTGCTGGTGCGCACCTTCTTCGTCGTCGCGCTCGCCCGCCGGCACGTCCGGCTGTCGGCTCGCCGCATCGCAGGCGCACCGCACCTGCCGCCCGTGAGCGTGCTCGTACCCGCCTACAACGAGGAGGTCGGGATCGCCCAGGCGGTCCGGTCGCTGGTCGCGAGCGACTACCCCGACCTGGAGGTCGTCGTCGTCGACGACGGATCGACCGACCGCACGGCGCAGATCGTGCGGGACCTGGCCCTGCCGCGCGTACGGCTGGTGCAGCAGCCCAACGGCGGCAAGGCCGCGGCGTTGCACACCGGCACCCGCGAGGCGGCTCACGACGTACTGGTGATGCTCGACGGCGACACCGTCTTCGAGCCGTCCACGATCCGGGCGCTCGTGCAGCCGCTGCGTGACCCGCGGGTGGGTGCGGTCAGCGGCAACGTCAAGGTCGGCAACCGGAGCGGCCTGCTCGGCCGGTGGCAGCACATGGAGTACGTCGCCGGCTTCAACCTCGACCGTCGGCTGCTCGACCTGCTGCACTGCATCACCACCGTCCCCGGCGCCGCGGGTGCGTTCCGGCGGGAGGCGGTCGAGGCGGCCGGCGGGATGAGCACCGACACCCTCGCCGAGGACACCGACGTGACGATGGGCATCCTGCGGGCCGGTTACCGCGTGGTGCACGAGGAGCGGGCGCGCGCCTGGACGGAGGCCCCCAGCAGCTGGAACGACCTGTGGAAGCAGCGGTACCGCTGGGCGTACGGGACGCTGCAGGTCGTCTGGAAACACAAGGGGGCGCTCGTCGAGGGCGAGCGGCTCGGACGCATCGCCCTGCCGATGCTGCTGCTGTTCCAGGTCGTGCTGCCGCTGCTCGCACCGGTCATCGACGTCTTCGTGGTCTACGGGCTGCTGGCCGGCAACGCGCGCACCGTACTCGGCACCTGGCTGGCGTACATGGGCCTGCAGCTGGCCCTCGGGGCGTACGCGCTGCGGCTGGACGACGAGTCGTGGCGGCCGCTGTGGGCGCTGCCGTTGCAGCAAATCGTCTACCGCCAGCTGATGTACCTGGTGGTGATCCAGGCGCTGGTCAGCGCGCTGTCCGGCATCCGGCTGCCGTGGCACAAGCTCGAGCGGACCGGGATGGACGACGCGGCGCTGGCCACGGCCGCAGTGCCGGCAGGAGCCCGCCGATAG
- a CDS encoding proline--tRNA ligase — protein sequence MSTLFLRTLREDPADAEVPSHRLLVRAGYVRRVAPGVYSWLPLGVRMLANVSRVVREEMDRIGAQEVLFPALLPREPYESSARWTEYGDLLFRLKDRRGNDYLLGPTHEELFTLMVKGEYSSYKDLPVLLYQVQTKYRDEARPRAGILRGREFVMKDSYSFDLDDTGLQRSYDLHREAYVRIFDRLGMDYRIVSAVSGAMGGSASEEFLAPAPTGEDSFVQCTACDYAANTEAVQLRAPEPLDPEAQPAMEVLDTPDTPTIATLVAVLEELGHDVPASGTLKNVVVLLRWPDGRTAPLVVGVPGDRDVDVKRLEANVAPAEVLPFEKFEDFPQLVKGYIGPQGLEGIRYVVDPLVVDGSGWATGANEQGRHAVNVVLGRDFASADVVPAAEVRAGDPCGRCGAPLEIGRGIEIGHIFQLGRKYADAFGLDVLGPDGKPVRVTMGSYGIGVSRAIAAIAEQSHDEKGLVWSREVTPVDVHVVGLGKGEQKPEAERVAREFEARGLTVLLDDRAKVSPGVAFKDAELLGIPTSVVIGKGLDEGVAELRDRASGQARPVPLTELIETVFAEVRG from the coding sequence ATGTCCACCCTGTTCCTGCGCACCCTGCGTGAGGACCCGGCGGATGCAGAGGTCCCGAGCCACCGGCTGCTGGTGCGCGCCGGCTACGTCCGCCGGGTCGCGCCCGGCGTCTACTCCTGGCTGCCGCTGGGCGTGCGGATGCTGGCGAACGTCAGCCGGGTGGTGCGCGAGGAGATGGACCGGATCGGCGCGCAGGAGGTCCTCTTCCCGGCGCTGCTGCCGCGTGAGCCCTACGAGAGCAGTGCGCGGTGGACGGAGTACGGCGACCTGCTCTTCCGGCTGAAGGACCGGCGCGGCAACGACTACCTGCTCGGGCCGACGCACGAAGAGCTGTTCACCCTCATGGTCAAGGGCGAGTACAGCTCGTACAAGGACCTGCCCGTCCTGCTCTACCAGGTCCAGACGAAGTACCGCGACGAGGCGCGGCCGCGCGCCGGCATCCTGCGCGGGCGTGAGTTCGTGATGAAGGACAGCTACTCCTTCGACCTCGACGACACCGGGCTGCAGCGCTCCTACGACCTGCACCGCGAGGCCTACGTCCGCATCTTCGACCGGCTCGGCATGGACTACCGGATCGTGTCGGCGGTCAGCGGCGCGATGGGTGGCAGCGCCTCCGAGGAGTTCCTCGCCCCGGCGCCCACCGGCGAGGACAGCTTCGTGCAGTGCACGGCCTGCGACTACGCCGCCAACACCGAGGCCGTGCAGCTGCGTGCTCCCGAGCCGCTGGACCCGGAGGCCCAGCCGGCGATGGAGGTGCTCGACACCCCGGACACCCCGACCATCGCCACCCTCGTCGCCGTGCTCGAGGAGCTGGGTCACGACGTCCCCGCCAGCGGGACGCTCAAGAACGTGGTCGTGCTGCTGCGCTGGCCGGACGGCAGGACGGCACCGCTGGTCGTCGGCGTGCCCGGCGACCGCGACGTCGACGTCAAGCGGCTGGAGGCCAATGTCGCTCCCGCGGAGGTGCTGCCGTTCGAGAAGTTCGAGGACTTCCCCCAGCTGGTGAAGGGCTACATCGGGCCGCAGGGACTCGAGGGGATCCGCTACGTGGTCGACCCCCTCGTGGTCGACGGCAGCGGCTGGGCGACCGGCGCCAACGAACAGGGCAGGCACGCCGTCAACGTGGTGCTCGGCCGCGACTTCGCGTCGGCCGACGTCGTGCCGGCCGCCGAGGTGCGGGCCGGCGACCCGTGCGGCCGCTGCGGTGCACCCCTCGAGATCGGCCGCGGCATCGAGATCGGCCACATCTTCCAGCTCGGGCGCAAGTACGCCGATGCCTTCGGGCTCGATGTGCTCGGACCGGACGGCAAGCCGGTCCGGGTGACGATGGGGTCCTACGGCATCGGCGTCTCGCGGGCCATCGCCGCGATCGCCGAGCAGTCCCACGACGAGAAGGGGCTCGTCTGGTCCCGCGAGGTCACGCCGGTCGACGTCCACGTGGTCGGGCTCGGCAAGGGCGAGCAGAAGCCCGAGGCGGAGCGGGTCGCGCGCGAGTTCGAGGCGCGCGGGCTGACCGTGCTGCTCGACGACCGGGCGAAGGTGTCCCCCGGTGTGGCGTTCAAGGACGCCGAGCTGCTCGGCATCCCGACCTCCGTCGTGATCGGCAAGGGGCTCGACGAGGGAGTCGCCGAGCTGCGCGACCGGGCGTCGGGTCAGGCGCGGCCGGTGCCGCTGACCGAGCTGATCGAGACGGTGTTCGCCGAGGTGCGGGGATAG
- a CDS encoding ferritin-like domain-containing protein, producing MSLPLLTTLLEAEHATVYGYGLLGARLDEQPRRLALLAYDSHRARRDQLAARLREHGGDPEPPPPAYDVAVGSAAEALALATRLEEGMAVRWRDLVAGTDDRQLRTLAVTGLQECAVRAAQWRQQAGIAPPTVAWPGAG from the coding sequence GTGAGCCTGCCGCTGCTCACGACGCTGCTCGAGGCCGAGCACGCGACCGTCTACGGCTACGGCCTGCTGGGCGCGCGGCTGGACGAGCAGCCGCGGCGGCTGGCGCTGCTGGCCTACGACAGCCACCGCGCGCGGCGCGACCAGCTCGCCGCCCGGCTGCGCGAGCACGGCGGCGACCCCGAGCCACCGCCGCCGGCGTACGACGTCGCGGTCGGCTCCGCCGCCGAGGCGCTGGCGCTGGCGACCAGGCTCGAGGAGGGGATGGCGGTGCGCTGGCGCGACCTGGTCGCCGGCACGGATGACCGGCAGCTGCGCACGCTGGCGGTCACCGGACTGCAGGAGTGCGCCGTGCGGGCGGCGCAGTGGCGGCAGCAGGCAGGGATCGCGCCCCCGACGGTGGCCTGGCCCGGCGCCGGCTGA
- a CDS encoding YlxR family protein — protein MGCRAKAAKSDLLRVVGVEGQAGSIQLTPDPAGRLPGRGACVHLDPRCIDLADKRRAFPRALRLAGPLDVSPVREHVAGVSPPTDQSGSPR, from the coding sequence GTGGGCTGCCGGGCGAAGGCGGCGAAGTCCGACCTGCTGCGCGTCGTCGGTGTCGAGGGCCAGGCTGGGAGCATCCAGTTGACCCCCGACCCCGCCGGGCGCCTGCCGGGACGAGGGGCCTGCGTGCACCTCGACCCCCGGTGCATCGACCTCGCCGACAAGCGGCGGGCGTTCCCCCGGGCCCTGCGCCTGGCCGGACCGCTCGACGTGTCGCCGGTGCGGGAGCACGTAGCAGGAGTCAGCCCACCAACCGATCAGAGCGGATCTCCTCGATGA
- the nusA gene encoding transcription termination factor NusA: MKIDMAALRGLEREKEISFDLVVGAIETALLTAYRHTEGAQPHARVELDRKSGEVAVLAQELAEDGTVVREYDDTPEGFGRIAASTAKQVILQRLREAESALSYGEYAGREGDVVSGIVQQAPQRPGAPPNRNVMVKLGTTEDALEAVLPPGEQVPGEVYAHGSRLKCRVVTVVRGQRGAQVTVSRTHPELVRGLFALEVPEIADGSVEIAALAREAGHRTKIAVRSTVAGLNAKGACIGPVGSRVRNVTLELHGEKIDIVDWSADPARFVASALSPARVNSVEIVDPVQRSARVVVPDYQLSLAIGKEGQNARLAARLTGWRIDIHSDAESAEPGAVEVPAADPAP; encoded by the coding sequence GTGAAGATCGACATGGCCGCCCTGCGCGGGCTGGAGCGGGAGAAGGAGATCTCCTTCGACCTGGTCGTCGGTGCCATCGAGACCGCGCTGCTGACCGCCTACCGGCACACCGAGGGGGCCCAGCCGCACGCCCGCGTCGAGCTGGACCGCAAGAGCGGCGAGGTCGCGGTGCTGGCCCAGGAACTGGCCGAGGACGGCACGGTCGTCCGGGAGTACGACGACACCCCCGAGGGCTTCGGCCGGATCGCCGCCAGCACCGCCAAGCAGGTCATCCTGCAGCGCCTGCGCGAGGCCGAGAGTGCCTTGTCCTACGGCGAGTACGCCGGGCGGGAGGGTGACGTGGTCTCCGGCATCGTGCAGCAGGCTCCGCAGCGTCCCGGTGCGCCACCGAACCGCAACGTGATGGTCAAGCTGGGCACCACCGAGGACGCCCTCGAGGCCGTCCTGCCGCCCGGTGAACAAGTCCCCGGTGAGGTCTACGCCCACGGGAGCCGGCTGAAGTGCCGGGTCGTGACGGTCGTGCGCGGGCAGCGTGGCGCGCAGGTGACGGTGTCGCGCACCCACCCGGAGCTGGTGCGGGGGCTGTTCGCCCTGGAGGTGCCGGAGATCGCCGACGGGTCGGTCGAGATCGCCGCGCTGGCCCGGGAGGCCGGCCACCGCACCAAGATCGCCGTACGGTCGACGGTCGCCGGGTTGAACGCCAAGGGCGCCTGCATCGGCCCGGTCGGTAGCCGGGTCCGTAACGTCACCCTCGAGCTGCACGGCGAGAAGATCGACATCGTCGACTGGTCGGCCGATCCGGCCCGCTTCGTCGCGAGCGCCCTGTCGCCGGCGCGGGTGAACTCCGTCGAGATCGTCGATCCGGTGCAGCGTTCCGCGCGGGTCGTCGTGCCGGACTACCAGCTGTCGCTGGCCATCGGCAAGGAGGGTCAGAACGCCCGACTGGCGGCCCGGCTCACCGGCTGGCGGATCGACATCCACAGCGATGCCGAGAGCGCCGAGCCGGGGGCCGTCGAGGTACCCGCCGCCGACCCCGCTCCGTGA